A genomic window from Carassius auratus strain Wakin unplaced genomic scaffold, ASM336829v1 scaf_tig00214205, whole genome shotgun sequence includes:
- the LOC113091506 gene encoding mRNA decay activator protein ZFP36L2-like — MSDTLGESLIRNLFNLGLDEPFLHISRPVAPKSVSSERLTDDVWLTDTWSQASKPQFPLKADRSMSLTDTLIRMKPHDVPPPPGFPPMATLPSNRYKTELCRSFQEYGTCKYGSKCQFAHGESELRGLNRHPKYKTQACRTFYQFGYCPYGSRCHFIHEDKNSLTLDQNPRQLRQSVSFAGFTRSNSPPTLHEHMSFTRAPSVSPPPADILSPVFSDSSRDMFPFSRHSTGDIYSNAPFTPEPRSRCVCGHGNNSQGSSNMLYVKEDLSKANLQRFSSEDSLSDRESYSSTGSSSGSESPTFDSSSGKRLSVFTRMSVSD; from the exons ATGTCCGATACGCTGGGCGAAAGTCTTATCCGG AATCTTTTCAACCTGGGTTTAGACGAGCCGTTTCTGCACATATCCCGCCCGGTCGCACCGAAGAGCGTCAGCTCCGAGCGGCTCACCGACGACGTCTGGCTGACGGACACCTGGAGCCAAGCCAGCAAACCCCAGTTTCCTCTTAAAGCAGACCGATCCATGAGTCTGACTGACACGCTCATCAGAATGAAGCCCCATGACGTGCCCCCACCGCCCGGATTTCCTCCGATGGCAACCCTGCCCTCGAACCGGTACAAGACCGAGTTGTGCCGAAGCTTTCAAGAGTACGGCACCTGCAAATACGGCAGCAAATGTCAGTTCGCTCACGGCGAGAGCGAGCTGCGAGGGCTGAACCGCCATCCCAAATACAAAACTCAAGCCTGTCGCACCTTCTACCAGTTTGGATACTGTCCTTACGGAAGCCGCTGTCACTTCATCCACGAGGACAAGAACTCTCTGACGCTCGACCAGAACCcgcgtcagctgcgtcagagcgTCAGCTTCGCCGGCTTCACGCGCAGCAACTCTCCCCCGACTTTACACGAGCACATGAGCTTCACCCGCGCGCCTTCGGTCTCTCCTCCTCCCGCTGATATCTTGTCCCCGGTCTTCAGCGACTCTTCCCGCGACATGTTCCCCTTCAGCCGTCACAGTACCGGAGATATCTACAGCAACGCGCCCTTCACGCCAGAGCCTCGTTCGCGGTGTGTCTGCGGACACGGAAATAACTCCCAGGGCTCCAGCAATATGCTGTACGTAAAGGAAGACTTGAGCAAAGCCAACCTGCAGCGCTTTTCCTCGGAAGACTCGCTGTCAGACCGCGAAAGTTACAGCAGCACCGGCAGCTCCAGCGGCTCCGAGTCTCCCACCTTCGACAGCTCGAGCGGGAAGCGCCTGTCTGTCTTCACGCGGATGTCTGTGTCTGACTGA
- the LOC113091505 gene encoding mRNA decay activator protein ZFP36L1, which yields MPSYALNQFIDLDDVLCKHLLNLDLREPMKPSHEAAVGYRKPDSPCTLSSTSSGLSTDSIESGTMSSSYWGPQTVSSPPRWTKMSFWSERSVSMVEGSTGSLGWSSAEPGHLQQSSVRSDAVSLSGSTSSISVTSSRYKTELCRTFAERGVCKYGGKCQFAHGPEELRDLNRHPKYKTEPCRTFHSIGFCPYGIRCHFVHNAEDDHEQSRPQTSHPTVQRPPLLKQSFSFAGFPTARQPLETPLAPSTFLRAPTVSTPTSTAMSDLLSLAFPDIDPNTLLDQVRESPPQFLPSPDSGYSHSGLTPTLSPTQLAPFQPEACLRQSPTGGSSLGLRSLSHTSLSDHEGGSCSSSSSMSGSESSFGPEASGRRLPIFSQLSVPDDSIYNEGSNSSTSFFL from the exons ATGCCATCCTACGCACTCAATCAGTTTATTGATCTGGATGATGTCCTATGCAAG CACCTTTTAAATCTTGATCTTCGAGAGCCAATGAAACCCTCACACGAGGCTGCTGTTGGATATAGGAAGCCTGACAGTCCCTGCACACTTTCCTCCACCAGTTCAGGACTTTCTACTGACAGCATCGAGAGCGGGACCATGAGCTCAAGCTACTGGGGCCCCCAGACAGTATCATCTCCGCCAAGGTGGACCAAGATGTCCTTTTGGTCTGAACGCTCCGTTAGCATGGTGGAGGGCAGCACTGGAAGTCTGGGTTGGTCTTCTGCTGAACCCGGCCATTTACAGCAATCTTCAGTCAGGTCCGATGCCGTTTCCCTGTCTGGCTCCACATCTTCGATTTCTGTGACCTCATCGCGTTACAAGACCGAGCTGTGCCGCACGTTTGCCGAAAGAGGCGTGTGCAAATACGGTGGCAAGTGTCAGTTCGCGCACGGGCCCGAAGAGCTGCGAGACCTCAACCGTCACCCGAAATACAAGACAGAGCCCTGCCGCACTTTCCACTCCATCGGCTTCTGCCCCTACGGCATCCGCTGCCATTTCGTTCACAACGCCGAAGACGATCACGAGCAATCCCGACCCCAGACCTCCCACCCCACTGTCCAACGGCCTCCCCTCCTTAAGCAGAGCTTCAGCTTCGCCGGGTTTCCCACAGCTCGCCAACCTCTAGAAACCCCACTAGCGCCTTCCACGTTCCTGCGCGCACCTACCGTTTCAACGCCGACGTCGACCGCCATGTCCGACCTTCTCTCCCTGGCCTTCCCTGATATAGACCCCAACACCCTTCTGGACCAGGTCCGAGAGTCACCGCCTCAATTTTTGCCCTCTCCTGACTCTGGCTACTCGCACTCGGGACTGACACCCACTTTGTCGCCCACACAGCTCGCCCCTTTCCAGCCTGAGGCCTGCTTGCGACAGAGTCCCACCGGCGGGTCTTCTCTAGGCCTCCGAAGCCTGTCCCACACCTCTCTCTCAGACCACGAGGGTGGCAGCTGCAGTTCGTCCAGCAGCATGAGCGGCTCCGAATCGTCTTTCGGGCCCGAAGCCAGCGGGCGCAGGCTTCCCATCTTCAGCCAGCTTTCGGTACCCGACGACAGCATCTACAACGAAGGCAGCAACTCCAGCACAAGCTTCTTCCTGTAG